AGCCATTGCTTTACTTTTTTCAAGTATGCTTCTTGATCGCCGATGATCGCATATTTCGGGAGCTTGTCTTTATATAGAGCGGCTGCCGTTGGTACCAGCATCACATATTTATTCATTTCCGTCGTGGCCTGGTCAAACGAATGAATGGCTTCGAGCTTCTCCCTCAAGTCCTCTTCCGCCGGGGAAATAACATCCTGAATCAGATACCCGTTTGTTCCTAGGTAAACTCCGTTGCTCTCCTTTTTTCCCAAGAGCCGGTCCGCATCGGTTTTTGCCCCGATCCAAAAGTCTCTGAAAACAAATTGGTCGGACACATATTTTTCGAAATCGGCTGTGAAATCTCCTGACAGCAATGCTTTCAGCGACAAGTGCGGCAGCTGCTTCAGCATCCGGTTTTCCGACTCCGAAAATGAACGATCCACCGCCAAAAGATGAAGAACTGCGATTACGCTAATAAATAGGAGCAGCAATAAGGCCAGCAATTTATTTTTTAAATTTTTGTAATATCCCATGGCTGTCCCCTTTTAAAATCGAAAATATAAAAACGGATTGTAGGTTTCATTGACCAAATAAGCCGTCGACAGGATCATGAATAAAAAATAGATAAGCGGAACGGTAATCACGCCGGCGATTCTCCATTTTTCCCTCATGCAGGATAACATCTTTCCTGGAAGCGGAGTAACACAGATTGCCAACACGACAAACAATACACCATTCGCAGACAAATCATAGAGCGCCTGCTGATCCGCAAAAGCATGCCCGCCGAAACCGAACATCACGCCGATGAAACGCCAAGCGGAAGCCAGTTGCTCCATTTCGAACAATACCCAGCCGATCACAACGACCAGAAGCGTGTAAACATGGCCGACAAAAGCGGGTAAACGTCCAAGACTTTGCAAAAGAAATCGTTTCTCGATGATCACAAAGAATCCTAAATACAAACCCCACATGATAAAGTTCCAGCTGGCTCCATGCCATAATCCGGTTAAAAACCATACGACCAGTAAATTCCGGAGCTGCTTCATAAAGCCTGACCTATTACCGCCAAGCGGTATATAAACGTACTCCCGAAACCAGCTGCCGAGCGAAATATGCCATCTGCGCCAAAATTCGGTTACGCTTTTTGAGATGTAGGGGTATCGGAAATTTTCCATGAAATCAAATCCGAACATTTTCCCTAGTCCCCGTGCCATGTCAGAGTAACCACTGAAATCAAAATAGATTTGCAGAGTAAATGCGGTAATGCCAAGCCAGGCGGAGAGTACGCTCAATTCCTCGATCGGCGTCGCTTTAACACTCGCCCACAATAATCCGATATTATTGGCCAACAGCACTTTTTTGGCAAGTCCCCTGATGAACAGCTCCGCCCCTTCGCCAAAACGGTCCAGCGACACCTTACGGGAAACGAGCTGTTCCGCGATATCGCCGTATTTGACGATGGGACCCGCTACAAGCTGCGGGAACATGGTCACATATGCCCCAAAAGAGATGAAATTCTTCTGCACCGATACTTTATCCAAGTATACGTCAACGACATAAGACATCGTTTGAAAGGTATAGAAAGATATGCCCACAGGCAGCGGCAAATCGTCTGCTTGGATATTCATGTGAAACAACAGATTGATGTTGTCCACGACAAAATCCGCATATTTGAAAAATCCGAGAATACCCAGACTGCCGACCATCGAGCCGATAAAAATCGATCTGGCCATCAGCTTCCGATGTCTATACTTATCGATCAGCAGCCCGTTGATATAATCGAAGACCGTGGAGAAAATCATGATGAAAATGTATATGGGCTCTCCCCATGCATAAAAAATCAGGCTGACAACAAGGAGGACAGCATTTCTAAAATTCATCGGAGAAACGTAATAGATCAGAATGGTGACCGGCAGAAAGAGGAACAGGAATATTAGGCTGCTAAAGACCAATACTCACACCTCCATGTTGATTGATCCATAACATGTTATTCCACTTGATCTTTTACCAGGTCCAGCATGCTTGCGTAAAACTCCGGTTTAAAATGAATCCCGTCCGAATCGTACAGATTATTTGAGCCGTTTGAAAATATCGGGGACAAATCAACATATCCAATGTTCTCTTTCTCCGCCAACTCTTTTAAGCCTTGGTTATAATCATTGATATTTTTATATCTTGGTTCCAGCTCTTCCGCTTCTGCCGTTACCGGGGTTACCGATAAAAGAGTTATTTTCGCTTGTGGAAGCTTTTCCTTGATCATCCCGATCAACTTCGCATAGTTTTTCAAGGAATAGGTTTTGGGGTTATCCGTTGGCCACAAAATGTCATCCGATCCCAAGTGGATAAAGACATGTTCCGGATCCCGCTTAGTCAACTCAGCCATATCTTGAAGTGCAAACTCCGCCGTTTTTCCTGCGCCTGCCAGAACATTCTCCTCTTTAAGCACATCATGAAATGATAAACCCTCCGTAATGGAATCCCCCACAAAAACGCTGTTCTGGAAAAGTGCTTGATACTCGGTTTCTACGGAGTCTTTTGATTCCGTTGCCTGTCCTTGGTTTTGAGTGGTCGGTTGCTGCGGACTCGAGCTTGAGGATTCGTTTCCGCATGCTGCCAATACAAGTGCAATACTCCCAAGGAGTAGGGTTGCAACTATTTTTTTCATGTTCATGTTCCTCTCTTTCTCTTTAATTTAAATTTAAAGCTTCTTTAATTCCGTCTAGAATAGAGCTTGCCATCCGGTATTGGAAATCTTCCGTCAGCATTTCATTCTCTTCTTGTGGATTCGTTAAATAACCCATTTCGATTAGAGCGGCCGGCATGTTCGAATCCTTCAAGACAAAGAAATCCTCTTTTTTTACTCCCCGGTCCCGAAATCCGCTGGTCTGAACCAAATGCTTTTGCATAATTTCCGCCAAGAACTGGGAATCTTCATGATAATAGTAGGTTTCTGTACCCGAAACACTAGCGTCTTCGTACGTATTTCCGTGAATGGATATGAATATATCCGCACCCAGTCGATTGGCGATTTCCGGCCGTTCCCGGTCAATCGAAGATATAAAGCGATCCTCTGATCGAGTGAGAACCACTTCAATCTGCGGCTCTTGTTTTGCCAGTTCTTCTACCTTTAGCGCTAGCTGCAGCGTAAAATCCTTCTCAAAACTACCACTGGCTCCCGTTGCGCCGTTATCCTTACCGCCATGTCCTGAATCAATCACGACCTTATAAGGTGTTTCTGACCGGTATTCTAGCGTTCTTATCTTATCCGAGCGGACATCCATGCCGGCTTTGCGGTCGCTTGCCGTCCCTTCCCTCGAAACAAGTTGACACAGCAGAACGATCACCAGCGCAGACATAAGAGTGATTATAATCGAGCTGCCTTTTCTCATACGTTCTCTCCTCCTCCTGATAAAAGTGTAGTAGCCAGAGATCAAGATAAGGTGCAGATGATATCAAACTTTCATAGAGTAATAGGCTTTGGCGGCGGCAAACAAAAAAGAGCTGTTCCTGACAGGTCCATAAGAACCTTCAAGAACAACTCTTCAATTAAAAAAGCGCAGAACCGGGTTCTACGCTTTCTTATTCAAATGAAAATAGAATAGGACTCCATCAGGAGTGTTGGTTACACCATATCGGACACCATGCATTTCCAGAATCTTTTGGGAGATAGAAAGGCCCAGCCCGGTCCCTCCAGTCGACCGTTTTCGGGAAGGCTCGCCGCGATAAAACCGGTCCCAGATCTTCTCAAGCTGTTCGCTTTGAATGTGGACTCCTTTATTTTCGATGCATACTTTAACGGTGTCCCCATCTTCCAAGATACTGACAAGAATGGACTCCTGCTCCGGTGTATAGCGAATCGCGTTGCTGAGGAAATTGACAACGACCTGCTCCATTCGCCGCTCATTTGCCAGCACTTCGACTGGCTTCAGTGACATATCAAGATGTAACTGCTTTGTTTCGATGTCCGCAGCCAATTTTGTACATACCCGCTCGATAACGGTGTCGATATAAAAGGAATCCATGTCCATGGTATACGTTCCGGATTCATACTTGGCCAATTCCAGCATATCCACGATCAGCAGATCCATTCTTTTGACCTCGTCCTCCATCGCCTTAAAGTAATAATCCCTTTTATGGCTTGCCACCCCGTCCTTCATAATGGCCAGACAGCTCTGAATAACGCTTAGTGGAGTTTTCAGCTCGTGGGATACGCCGGATATAAATTCTTTTCTCGTATTCTCCAGCTGCTTTTCTTTCTCGATATCCTGCTCAAGCCGAAGAATATGAGAGTGCAGGCGCTCGGAGAGCTCATTAATGTTGCGTGATAAGTCCCCGATTTCATCCTTCGTTGTAATGGGGATTTTCTCCGAAAAATCAAGGTCTGCCATTTGCCGTGTGGTACGGTTGATGCGCAGCAGCGGCCGTGTGATCTGTCGAGAATAATAGAACGATGCCAGCACCACGAGAAGCAGAGTAGCAATAATGATGTACACATAGTATTCCTTGATCATCCCTGCGGCTTCATTAACCGGCTGGAGTGACGCCATCGCGAACAGATATGCGGGATTTCCGTCGCGATCTTGGATGCGATTCACGATAATTTTGTAATTCACGTCATTTTCTTTATAATCTACGATCTGATTGGGGTTCCTGCTATCCTTCCAGTCGCCGTACAATAAATCCGCTTGGAAAGCCTGGATGCGGTCCAGCAACAAGTGATTGGTATAACGCGAGACCCCTGCGCCTTCCGGTAACTGGACCTTCATAATGGTTCCCTCGACCAGAAATGTGGGATATTTCTCAAAGTATTGGTTCGGACTCGCAAATCGAGTGACGACCTCGTACTCTTTTCTTATCATCTGCGAATTTTCCAGCCTGCTTTCGTCTCTTAGGTTAGAATTACCCCTTCCCATCCGCTGGATCACCGGCTGGCCATTCATAATCAAACCTTCCATGGCGATCTCTTCCCCTTCTTTAATCCAAGGCGTGAGGAACGGATTATCACTGCTGAAGTCCTCTACGTCGATCACACTATACAGAGGAATGGTCATCGTTTTATTGGAAAACATGGTTTCTTCCGAATGTCTTAGCTTGACTTTCATGAAGAAATCATCGGTGTACTTTAAATTACCTTGGGTGTCCACAGTCGTAACCCAGATGTTATGCTTTTGATAAAAATCTTGCTCCAGCTTTGCCGTCTCCTGCGTGTCCGTTGTTTGATTCAGGTAGTCTTGTTCGTAAGCCTGAAGCGCCGCGCTCACGTCCTTCACTTTCTGATGAACATAATACTGTTTGAAAAATACGGTCTGCAAGGTAAAGATAACAGCAAGAATGAATAAGCATAATCCCGTCGTAAATAGAAACAGCTTAAGAACAATGCCTTGTTTCATAACTTGTCCTCGAACTTGTAACCTGATCGAACGATCGTAGCAATATGCTTGGCGTGCTCTCCCAGCTTGGAACGCAGATTGCGGATATGACTGTTGACCGTACGCTCATCACCGACAAAATCATACCCCCAGATTTTTGTAATCAGCTGTTCTCTGGTTATAATAATTCCTTTGTTTTTCATCAGATAAGCCAAAATTTCAAATTCCGTATGCGTCAAACTGCAGTTTTCCCCATCCACCGCCACCGTTCGGGATGGAAAGTGGATGGAAATACCGTTGCTGGACAATGTATCGTCTTCTTGTTCCCGAGTCTGTCTGCTCTCCAAAAGCCGCTTCGCCCGTGCCAGCAAGATTGGAGGGCTGTACGGTTTGGTTACGTAGTCGTCGGCTCCCAGTTCAAAACCCATCAAGGTATCATCCTCATCCGAACGGGCCGTCAGCATGATAATCGGAACGTTAGATACTTTTCGGATGCGTTTGCATACGGACCATCCGTCCAATTCAGGGAGCATGATATCCAGAATGATCAGATCCAGCTCATGTTCCTGGAATAGCCCCAAAGCTTTTCTGCCATCATCCGCTTCGAGCACTTCATAACCTTCTTCAAGCAAATAATCTTTTATGATTTCTCGTAAAATATGCTCATCTTCTACAATCAATATTGTTTTAGACATGTGACAACCTCTCAAGTTTTATGAGCATTAGCCCCTCATACTCACCAGTGTGTACTTCAGTTGGATCGTAACACTTTTTCAAATACTAAACAAACGTAGTCATCTGAGACACAACTCTAATCTATATTGGGACTAATCATAGAATAGAGAAATCAAGATCGGGTGCAGACAAGATCAATATGGAGTGATTATGTAACAAGCTTCGTCTTAAGCTCTTGTCGTTCAATTAGGAAAAAAACTAATACTACAAACTGAAAAAAGCCGCAATTTATGCGGCTTTCAAAATCCATATGTCATTGTCATCTGAGTCATCTGACAATTTCGGCGTCCTGCCATGAAGTTTCTTCATACATTTAATTACCGCTCAAACTACCTGACGTAATGAGACGGAATAAGAGTTTCGTTCACTTCTCCATTCCCGTACCGGCGCCCGTCAGGCCCAGACGGCTGTTGAACAGCTGCTCAATTCGGGTGCAGGTATCCGCCGGGGTTTCCATGCCGGCCCACAGCAGATTCAGCTCATCCAGGAGCGTCGATATTTCAGATTGGCTCAGGTTGAGGGTATGAAGCGGATAAGCGTGAGGCAGCACCTCCAGAAAACGGTTATAGTGCTGCGGATGAATGTCCGGATTCAGCAGACGGTCATCTTCGGCCACCGACCGCAAAGCCGGAATGGTGCAGCCGTGCTTCTTCAACAGCGTCTGCGCCTCCTCACCTGTCATAAAATCCACGAGTTTCTCAGCGATATTCCGATGACTGCTCGCAGCGTTGATCGACAGCCCCCCTCCAAGCAGCATCGTTGCGGGCTTGGTGCCGTTCGGCAGGGTCATTACATCCCAGTCGATGGAATGATCGCGGAATTCATTCATGAAGTAATAGGTGGACATGATCATGGCAACCCGTTCCTTCATAAAGAGGCTCTCGGCTAAATGGCTGCTGCCATGGGAGAAAATCGGCGACACATGCTCCTTGTACATAAGCGATACGCAAAACTCCAAAGCTTCGATATTCCGCTGATCCGCCATCGTGCTCCGGCTGCGGTCTGCAGCCATAATGCTGCCGTCATTTTGAAGCAGGAAGACCGGCCAGCGGTTCGGAGACGAGGAGAAGCAGAAGCCGTAATGATCGGTCATTCCGTCTTCGTCCGGGGCCGATGTGCAGGCTTTGGCCGCCGCCAGCAGCTCCTTCCAGTCGCCAAGACTGATAGGGTAAGGCAGGCCGTGCTGACGGAAGATCGAACGGTTGTAGCAGATGACCACCGGAGAGAACACAAACGGCGCCGCAAGCATGCTGCCCTCATCGTTGAACAGGTCGAACACCCTCGGATAGCTGACCCCTTCCTCCATGAGACGAGGAGGAACATATCCTGTCAGCAGATTCGTTCGCCCGCTTTCGGTCCATTCCCGGAAATGCTGATCCGACATAATAAACAGATCGGGGCCCTGACCGTCATCAATGGACCGAATGATGGTCTCGGTGTAGAAGTCCTCGGCGTACAGCACCATTTCCACCTGAACGAACGGATGCTTCCGTTCGAACGCTTCGATCATTTTCTCGATAATCGGAATTTCATAGGAGGAGGAGAACCAGGCGAGTTTCAGCACGACAGGCGTTCTGTCCTCATCCGGCTCCTTCACACGGTTGCCCTTGCCCGCAATCTTCTCGATCAGTCCTTCGTTCACCAGCTCATCCAGCGCCTTCCGGATCGATACCCGGCTCATTTCATACTTCTGGCTAAGCGTATTTTCCGGCAAAATAAATTCACCCGGCTGAAGAACGCCGGAGACGATTTCATTTCTCAATTCCTGGACAAAGCGTTCATAACGCTCATGAAATTCATTTCTTCTACGCAACAATATATACCGCTCCTATACATGTCTATAACAATCAGTATATCATGAGGAACATCAGGATTCCATGCACTCCGCTTAAAGAACGCGTATATATTTTACTCTGCAAGCTTCTTCTCAAGAAAAGCATAGGCACGCTGCCGGATATCCCTCGGGAAGTCATGCCCTTCATGACCGATCCAGCACTCGAAAGCAGATGAAGCGCCCAGAAAATCATACAAGCCATCCAGTTCCCCAAGACCCGATGCAATCTCACGCCAGTTCGGAAAAATCGGATCTCGCGTCCCGCACCACATAAACATGGGCACCGGGGCCGCAAGCGCCGCGATTTCATGCCACTCGAACGGAAGGGAGCCGTTACTCAGGCTGTCCGTTATGGAAGGGATATGGGAAAACCACTCCCGCTGCCCCCAGCGGTTCGGCTCCGGATCACCGCGGAACATCGTAAACCCGCAGCTCGAGACGACAGCCTTGATGCGTTTATCCATTCCGGCCAGAAACCAGCCGTTGTAGCCGCCCAGCGAATGGCCGATGACGCCGATCCGGTGGGAGTTTACCTGCGGCAGCGAGGACAGCACATCGACCGCCGTGATGTGATCGGAGAGCATTTTACCAACCGCAGTCCACGCGGGGTGCTCTTGATAGAACGGAGCGGTTTGAAAAGGCTCTTCCCCTGGGTAGACCCGGTCGCCGAACGTGATGGAGTCCGGTGCCAGCACGGCAAATCCGCGCTGAACCAGCTCCAGACCATACCGCCGATTCTCCCGACCGGAAGGCAGACATACATCGTCTTTTCCGTTCTCGGTTGTCGGATGAAGAGCCAGAACAGCGGGATAACCTCCCTCAGCTGGCTTTCCATGTGGAAGCAGAAGATAAGCATGGATTGGATCCCCTTCCGGGGAATGGTAAACGATCTTATGTCTTGTGTGATCTTCCTCGTCATGCTCTGATATCACCCGGAAGCCACCGCTGTTTGCGGCCACACTCGGCTTGTAATCAACCGGCCCCGGAGGCTCCCCCAACAGCTGCAGCCAGCGCTCTCTCAGTCTGGACTTCTTCTCCATCCAAGCATCAAGGGTATGTATTCCCTCTAACAGCGGCATCATGTCCCCATTAAACCGATTCATAAACGTAATTCCCCTCCTCTTCCAGCCGATACCGCCATAGCTCAGCAAAGGAACCGAAATACACGTCTCCGTTCAGGCAGGCGATCCCGCTGGTCGCTTCAGCCGGAAGCCGGTCCAGCAGCTCTGGCTGCATGTTTACAGGATTCACGGTGAACAAAGCCCTGCTCAGCAGACCCAAGAGGAATGGACGGCCCTCCCGCTCGGTCATGAGCAGCCCCTGCCGGACAATACGGCCCCATGAAGAAAGATCGCTCCGGTGAACCACTTGTTGCAGATCAGCATCATAAACGAAAAATATCGATTCCGAGGTCAGTCCATACAGGACGCCGTTCACGCCGGGAGCCAGCTGGGCAATCTCTTTGGCTCCTTGGATCGGCACCCAGCGCCGAATCACTTTCCGGTCAGGCCAACTCAACTCATACATCGCCGCTTCCCCCGCCTTGCTGATCCCACCGCCAGGTGTTTCAATGCTGGTGCCCCCGAATACCCTGCCGTCCGGCAGTGCCGCCAGTGAAATCGTGCTCTGCCCGCTGACAATTTCCAGGTGCTCTAGCATCTCCACCTGACCAGCCAACACATCCACGATGCCGAGCCCGCCGCCTGCGGCACCATAACCGGGAAATCCGCCATACAGAACATGACGTCCGTCCGGATGCGCGGCCGCACATCTCGGCCTGTGGACAGCGGCATTTTCATAGATCAGCCTAGGATTCCGGCAGGGTCCTTCTTCCGTATTCCAATCTTTTGCCGTATCCAGCAGATGGACCAAGCCGCCTGCATATGCCGCACCCACGATGATGTTCCCTTGAGCCGCATAAGCGGCGATATTGCCGCCGCCTCCCCGCTCCACGATATCGCCTCCCCAATCGGTCAGACGCCCGGCTGTGGTATCATAAGTGAACAAATGCAGCGGGTGATTGGAGGTGCCGTACAGAATGCCGTCCGGGCCTCCGTACAGCGGGGAGAGCGATGTTCCGCCTCCCTTGTAGGAAAGCGGAATCCGGCTCAAGCTCCCGTCCGCTTCCATGATGACGACCTGTCTGTCGGACAGCTGCCATTTCAGCAGTGTTCGGCCACC
This Paenibacillus sp. JZ16 DNA region includes the following protein-coding sequences:
- a CDS encoding response regulator transcription factor; translation: MSKTILIVEDEHILREIIKDYLLEEGYEVLEADDGRKALGLFQEHELDLIILDIMLPELDGWSVCKRIRKVSNVPIIMLTARSDEDDTLMGFELGADDYVTKPYSPPILLARAKRLLESRQTREQEDDTLSSNGISIHFPSRTVAVDGENCSLTHTEFEILAYLMKNKGIIITREQLITKIWGYDFVGDERTVNSHIRNLRSKLGEHAKHIATIVRSGYKFEDKL
- a CDS encoding MBOAT family O-acyltransferase, with protein sequence MVFSSLIFLFLFLPVTILIYYVSPMNFRNAVLLVVSLIFYAWGEPIYIFIMIFSTVFDYINGLLIDKYRHRKLMARSIFIGSMVGSLGILGFFKYADFVVDNINLLFHMNIQADDLPLPVGISFYTFQTMSYVVDVYLDKVSVQKNFISFGAYVTMFPQLVAGPIVKYGDIAEQLVSRKVSLDRFGEGAELFIRGLAKKVLLANNIGLLWASVKATPIEELSVLSAWLGITAFTLQIYFDFSGYSDMARGLGKMFGFDFMENFRYPYISKSVTEFWRRWHISLGSWFREYVYIPLGGNRSGFMKQLRNLLVVWFLTGLWHGASWNFIMWGLYLGFFVIIEKRFLLQSLGRLPAFVGHVYTLLVVVIGWVLFEMEQLASAWRFIGVMFGFGGHAFADQQALYDLSANGVLFVVLAICVTPLPGKMLSCMREKWRIAGVITVPLIYFLFMILSTAYLVNETYNPFLYFRF
- a CDS encoding sensor histidine kinase; this encodes MKQGIVLKLFLFTTGLCLFILAVIFTLQTVFFKQYYVHQKVKDVSAALQAYEQDYLNQTTDTQETAKLEQDFYQKHNIWVTTVDTQGNLKYTDDFFMKVKLRHSEETMFSNKTMTIPLYSVIDVEDFSSDNPFLTPWIKEGEEIAMEGLIMNGQPVIQRMGRGNSNLRDESRLENSQMIRKEYEVVTRFASPNQYFEKYPTFLVEGTIMKVQLPEGAGVSRYTNHLLLDRIQAFQADLLYGDWKDSRNPNQIVDYKENDVNYKIIVNRIQDRDGNPAYLFAMASLQPVNEAAGMIKEYYVYIIIATLLLVVLASFYYSRQITRPLLRINRTTRQMADLDFSEKIPITTKDEIGDLSRNINELSERLHSHILRLEQDIEKEKQLENTRKEFISGVSHELKTPLSVIQSCLAIMKDGVASHKRDYYFKAMEDEVKRMDLLIVDMLELAKYESGTYTMDMDSFYIDTVIERVCTKLAADIETKQLHLDMSLKPVEVLANERRMEQVVVNFLSNAIRYTPEQESILVSILEDGDTVKVCIENKGVHIQSEQLEKIWDRFYRGEPSRKRSTGGTGLGLSISQKILEMHGVRYGVTNTPDGVLFYFHLNKKA
- a CDS encoding extracellular solute-binding protein produces the protein MLRRRNEFHERYERFVQELRNEIVSGVLQPGEFILPENTLSQKYEMSRVSIRKALDELVNEGLIEKIAGKGNRVKEPDEDRTPVVLKLAWFSSSYEIPIIEKMIEAFERKHPFVQVEMVLYAEDFYTETIIRSIDDGQGPDLFIMSDQHFREWTESGRTNLLTGYVPPRLMEEGVSYPRVFDLFNDEGSMLAAPFVFSPVVICYNRSIFRQHGLPYPISLGDWKELLAAAKACTSAPDEDGMTDHYGFCFSSSPNRWPVFLLQNDGSIMAADRSRSTMADQRNIEALEFCVSLMYKEHVSPIFSHGSSHLAESLFMKERVAMIMSTYYFMNEFRDHSIDWDVMTLPNGTKPATMLLGGGLSINAASSHRNIAEKLVDFMTGEEAQTLLKKHGCTIPALRSVAEDDRLLNPDIHPQHYNRFLEVLPHAYPLHTLNLSQSEISTLLDELNLLWAGMETPADTCTRIEQLFNSRLGLTGAGTGMEK
- a CDS encoding N-acetylmuramoyl-L-alanine amidase family protein, with the translated sequence MRKGSSIIITLMSALVIVLLCQLVSREGTASDRKAGMDVRSDKIRTLEYRSETPYKVVIDSGHGGKDNGATGASGSFEKDFTLQLALKVEELAKQEPQIEVVLTRSEDRFISSIDRERPEIANRLGADIFISIHGNTYEDASVSGTETYYYHEDSQFLAEIMQKHLVQTSGFRDRGVKKEDFFVLKDSNMPAALIEMGYLTNPQEENEMLTEDFQYRMASSILDGIKEALNLN
- a CDS encoding GDSL-type esterase/lipase family protein, whose translation is MKKIVATLLLGSIALVLAACGNESSSSSPQQPTTQNQGQATESKDSVETEYQALFQNSVFVGDSITEGLSFHDVLKEENVLAGAGKTAEFALQDMAELTKRDPEHVFIHLGSDDILWPTDNPKTYSLKNYAKLIGMIKEKLPQAKITLLSVTPVTAEAEELEPRYKNINDYNQGLKELAEKENIGYVDLSPIFSNGSNNLYDSDGIHFKPEFYASMLDLVKDQVE
- a CDS encoding alpha/beta hydrolase family protein, which codes for MNRFNGDMMPLLEGIHTLDAWMEKKSRLRERWLQLLGEPPGPVDYKPSVAANSGGFRVISEHDEEDHTRHKIVYHSPEGDPIHAYLLLPHGKPAEGGYPAVLALHPTTENGKDDVCLPSGRENRRYGLELVQRGFAVLAPDSITFGDRVYPGEEPFQTAPFYQEHPAWTAVGKMLSDHITAVDVLSSLPQVNSHRIGVIGHSLGGYNGWFLAGMDKRIKAVVSSCGFTMFRGDPEPNRWGQREWFSHIPSITDSLSNGSLPFEWHEIAALAAPVPMFMWCGTRDPIFPNWREIASGLGELDGLYDFLGASSAFECWIGHEGHDFPRDIRQRAYAFLEKKLAE